The sequence atAGTACCAATAGAATAAATTGTACATCATTAAATTGAGTTGtacttttattgtaatattgaagTCGAGATTGaagtttaatttatttaaaatcccattgtttttctactgtaaaacaataaaaaaatgtgagaaaaaacatttgaaacacattgttttctattgttttgaccttcgaaatcatcccattgaagaaccgttaaatcaattgttttgctctgaattttgtatgaaaatttttcgatttttttattgtaaagatacataacaaccccccttttttattgtaaaagtcccatttaccattcatttaatCGTGGAAAACAATTGTCTCTGATGTGATTTAGTTGTTAAAATTCCATTACATTCAATGGTAATTTCTATGTTTTACATGGTGATGTAACagtaaaatttataatattctaatcatattttttatccgggtattcatcaggagaaaaagaaaaacaaactgttcCCAATCATCGGAGTATGATATGAGAACGAAAGCGTGCGcgcgcctttcggcaaagcacagcccgacacttcgaccgagtctaaccgaaagtacgtcgcgtcgttgattgttcttgcagcgcgtcgaacgggttggaCTCCTGCGCAGCATAGCAGATcttgcatctaaacgtgcttgcttcgcatgtgaaagaggatgatgtgaagaaacggagaaagctggcaacgctcacgctggttctctaggcgcggagaacgagtgagtATACCAGTATACCAAGGAGGAAATCATTTCAAACcatttgtcatggcgcaaaacattaaattttacttctggcagcgctgctgttggttcttcattataAATCGTACAACTGggaaaagctttctatgtgatcTGGTGTGGTGTGTCGGAGAAACACATatttagctgcaatttgactgtacgccaagcatgtggcgttgacttgatctgcctacgcaatattttgtttcgttagatGTTAAACCGTCATTAGAAATATTACGTGGAACTTTGTTTAAATAATTCTACTGAGTAAATTATTTGTCCTAATAATTAATTGCCAAGAAATTAATTTcctacttctgaactaaaaatggttacctgttccatgaacagtgTGACGTCCTCGGACGTACGCACCTACCATCGCAATCCAATGCTCTTATCGATATCGTTACATTTGACATGCAGATCGATAGATATGACACACGACGTCTGTATCAGAGATGACAGAAGAGGCAGAAGGAAAAATGCTGATTCATGAAACGTGAACTCATGTGTAGACAAATGATTTAAAAGTAAATAATTTGTAAAGGCTGAAAAGTTAAACTGTTGAATTTACTATTTACTATTTACCATTACATTTATAGTGCTTAAATATCAAGGTGTAATTATACTCTGAATTTGCATTGCTTTAGATACCTAAACGTTTATCTTCTTATCTAATTTAGATCATCATATACCATACATTAGCCGATAGTTTGTGGCAATTTATTATCGTATTATTTCTAAAAGCCTAAATGGTAAGAGATCAAATTCCTAACGTGTAAATGAACTAGTGAAAACttatcctaaataattcaatcAATTATAATGTAGAAATAACGACCTAGTCTGGAACGAGGCTTGGCTAATCGAAGTTGCGGTAGTAACAATAGTTGGAGGCACTAAACGTAAGCGAATATATTACACCCACATTATAAACGCTAACTATTGTAAAATTAAAGGAAATTTTAACCAACCTTGAATCATCGTGACGGTTCATTATTTCGGAAGACGACCCTCCAGTTGGTACGACCAAcatattaaaatttcgtttaccGCGGCAGGCTATGTCGGAACCAGGTATGGATGCTAACAGCAGAGCCAAATGTACCTCAGGTAAGCGGCAAACATCTCCTTCCAATTCAAAGTCAGGCAATAAAGAACCCCCTAAAGACCCGTCTAGACAACCCCTAAGTAATGACCCAAAGGCGCTATTTTCGCGAGCTCGACCCCCAATTCGTTAAATCCCCCCAACGCGGCGTGTGAGACCACACCGGTGGCTCGAGGTAGTTGTGAGTTGTGCGATAAACCGGACGACGACCAAATGGTGCAGTGCGATACATGTGATGTGTGGCACCATTTCGTGTGCGTGGGAGTTTCAGAGGATATTCAGGGCTGCAGTTGGATCTGCTTGGAATGCGCTACTGCGAAAGCAACCAAGGCAACGAAATCCAGAAGGAAAACCTCCACACAGAAATTGGCGGTGACGTTACGGAAGAGGACAACTCGAGCAACAGCTACAAAGGGTTCGAAGAAAGTGATTCCAACGACGGGGCGGAAACATGATGTTTGTGATACGGCGGCGAATGGCGAGGATGCAGTTGCAGATACTAGACGAAGCGGAGATGATGCACAGGTAGCGACGAAAGCAAGGGTGAGCAAGGCTGGTTCATCAATATCAGCAGCATCACGGAAATCAGTCAAGGCGCGTTTGGATGTGGAACTTCAACAGATCGAGGCTGAAGAGACACTGATGCAAGAAGAGATGCGGCGCAAGCGGGAACTAGCTGAAAAGAAGTTCGCTGTTCTAAAGGAGATGGCCGATTTGGAAGGCAGTGGTGAATCAGTCATTGATCAGCATAATGGTCATCACAAGGTGGAACAGTGGTTGAACCATCGCAGCGAAACCAAAGTGAAAGATAAGCGTTCGTCATACAAGGAAACCAGCATAGAAGACTCAAGCGAAGAAGAAACGTCTGGTACCAGGACAAAGGGTGAAGAAGAACTTTCATCCTTCGGTGGAACCAATTGTGATGGCAGTGAAGAAGAAGCACAACCCTATGACGAACGAGCAGGGCGAAGACACCAAAGAGCGAAGAGTGAAACAGCCAAGAAAGTTGAAATATGTAGTAGTAGTCGACCAGTTACAGGCCGGCAACACTCCCTGAGAAGCAGCAAAAGACTCTCGTAGGATGAGATTGCAGCACGACAGGTTGTACCTCGTGAGCTGCCCAAGTTCAGCGGTAATCCGGAGGAATGGCCAATGTTCTTGTCCACGTATGAAGATACAACGGCTATGTGTGGGTACACGGAAGCGGAGAACATGATCCGTTTGAGGAACTGTTTGAAGGGAGATGCATTTAACGCTGTTCGTAGTTTCTTGATGCGGCCTGAAACGGTAGGCAGAGCAATCAGTGCACTGAAACTACGCTTCGGTAGACCGGAAACGATAATTGAATACCTGAAGGAGAAGATTATATCGATGCCGACTATCAAGCCAGATGCGATGGACAAGCTGGTCGATTATGCTCTGGAGGTCCAGAATCTCTGTGCCACTGTAAAAGCTTGCAGGTGGAAAGGAGTATATGTGTGATGCCACGCTCCTAAAAGAATTTGTCCAGAAACTGCCCCTCAAAATAAAGCTGGATTGGGCGCGGTACAAGAGAAACTTGCCAGAGGTAAAGTTGTACACGTTCAGCCAGTGGATATACAGCTTGGCGGAAGATGTTACCGTTGTTTTCGCGCCTCAGTGCCGCGGAGGCAAGAATCTGGAGATAAAAGCAAACCGAACGGCGAAGTATGTGAACACTCACGCAGAAGTTCATTCCAAGGATAGGACTCATACTGTATACCCATCCCAAGAAAGAGCGACGGTGACCGGATGGAGCGGAGGAAACAAAGCATGGCCCGCGGGCAAAGAAGATTGCAAATATCTTGGAAAAGGCAAGCGATGTCTTGAGCTGTCGTACGAAGCAAGGTGGGCAACAGTACGTGGATTCAACTTGTGCCGCAAATGTCTTCGGCAGCATAAAGGTGGCTGCAATTCTGGAAGTGTGGGAAGAACGGATGCACCTTCAAGCATCACGTCTTGCTTCACAAGGACTTACTAGCACAAACGCCAC comes from Armigeres subalbatus isolate Guangzhou_Male chromosome 2, GZ_Asu_2, whole genome shotgun sequence and encodes:
- the LOC134210505 gene encoding uncharacterized protein LOC134210505; protein product: MSEPGMDANSRAKCTSGAIFASSTPNSLNPPNAACETTPVARGSCELCDKPDDDQMVQCDTCDVWHHFVCVGVSEDIQGCSWICLECATAKATKATKSRRKTSTQKLAVTLRKRTTRATATKGSKKVIPTTGRKHDVCDTAANGEDAVADTRRSGDDAQVATKARVSKAGSSISAASRKSVKARLDVELQQIEAEETLMQEEMRRKRELAEKKFAVLKEMADLEGSGESVIDQHNGHHKVEQWLNHRSETKVKDKRSSYKETSIEDSSEEETSGTRTKGEEELSSFGGTNCDGSEEEAQPYDERAGRRHQRAKSETAKKVEICSSSRPVTGRQHSLRSSKRLS